Sequence from the Aquimarina sp. Aq107 genome:
ACAAGATTCCGATAAAAATGCTTCAAAAACTCTACAGACACTCTGACCTAAAAACGACTATAAATTATCAGGCCAACTTTATCCATAAAGAAGCTGATGATGCACTAGAAAGCGTTTTAACATTTTAAAGGTATTATATTAACAGCTTAGTCTAATCGATTGCTAAAGTGAGGTGAATTTTTAACTCCGATTAAAAATAATTGCAACATTTGACGGTAGGAATATTTTGTTTGTTTGTATATTGAATGAATTAGAACCTTAACCTACTTGCTACAATCTAAAATGGAACTGAAGGAATATATCATAGTTAATATCGATGCCACATTTGACGGTAATCTTCCCTTCAAATCCTACAAAAAAAAAGTAAAAAAGGGTTCAGTTTTCACACACTTTGAGCAACTAGAAAAAAAAGTATACTTTTTGAATGAAGGAATTGTTCAAGTAGAAATTAAATCTAAAAGCGAGATTAAAATTTTAGACTTTTTTTTCAAGAATTCCTTTTTTGCCTCTTACAGCTCTCTTTTATCAAATTCACCTTCTGATGTTTGCATTACTGCATTTACAGATTGTGAAGTAGAAATCATCGAATATCAAGATTTAATGGCTGCCTATGACTCCTCGCTTCTAGCCAACAAATTGGGTAGAATTGAAACCGAAAAACTCTATTTAAGAAAGGTTCAGAGAGAAAAAGAGCTACTTACCAAAACAGCTGAAGAAAGATATATTTTGCTTCTTTCAAATCATCCTCAGATAATAGAACAAATTCCGATTAAGGATATTTCAAAATATTTGGGTATTCAACCGGAGAGTTTGAGCAGAATAAGGAAAAAAATTATTTCTTAACATTAGGTCAACTTTTAGGCTGAAAACTTTGGCTACTTTCCAAAACAAAAAAGGATGCTGTACAAAATACTGAAATATCCTTTTTTCGGAAACTATATGGTCAAATGGAGAAATCCAATTCCTGCAGATGAACGAAAAGAGTGGAGGCAACTAACGGTAAAAAGCAAAAGCGGAGCCACTTTAAAAGGGCTTTTTGCATCGTCTAAAACGGTTAATGAAAAGGCAACTATAGTTCTCGGTCATCCTATGGGCAAGGAAGCAAAGGGGTATTTTATTAAACGAGGATACACAGATTTGCTAAGAAAAAACGGTTTTAATACTTTAATTTTTGATATCAATGGTTTTGGGGAAAGCACTAATGGTAATTTCTCATATTTTGAGGATATTGTTGCAATAGGAATAAAAGCAAAAACAATAACCCCAAAGTTACCTATTGGTTATTTTGGAATCTCATTAGGTGATCAATGGTCTACCATTGCATTTGCCGATGAAGGCCATCGCTATGATTTTGCCATAGTTGAAAGTTCCGCAACAACATTAGAAGAGTTTTGGAAAAGATTTCCTTTTGCATATAGGACCTTGAAATTTCTTAATATCATTTTACCCAAATATACCAGGAAAATCAAAATGATTGAACGAATTAAAGAAGCTAAAAGACTGAAATCGCTATTGTTGATTTATTCACATAAAGATTCTTGGGTTCCCTTTGATATGGGGCGGCGATTTCTAAAGAACAGCCCAGTGCCAACCGAACTTTGGTCTGTAGAAGATTCTAGACATGCTGAAATAATGAGGTCAAAACATAAAAAGGAATATCAAGAAAAAATAGTATCCTTCTTTAATACAGAATCACGAAAAGTAGCTATAGGAGACAACTCACAAAATTAAATTTCGGCTACAGTCCATATATCATGACATTCATCTGGATGTATTATCTGTGATTGGGTTAATATGCTTTAACATTTCAAATTGTTTAGCCAAGTTTCCATTTTCCTTATCATCCACATCCCTATAAACAGATATAACCGCAATCATAACTGGCGCCATTTATCAACATATGTAAATGCACCTCAATGTCTTTCATAGGAAATTTGTAAAAAAATAAATCTTTTTATAAATAAGCTACTAATGAAATCAGACAACATAAAAACAATCGCCCTTGTACTTTTATTATTAATAACGACGAGTATAAGTGCCCAAAACAAAAAGATGCTCTTTATTATGAGTGCAGCTGACTCATTATCCTTGAATGAAGGAAAAAAACTTCGCCAAACGGGAGTCTTTCTAAATGAGTTTTACTTCTCCTATAAAGCTGCCATCAATCGTGGATATCAAGTAGATTTTGCCACACCTGCTGGTATGATTGCCACCATTGATGAAGAGAGTATGAAGGATAAATATTGGAAAGAACAACAAAGTACCCAAGAAGAAGCCATATCCTTTGTGAAGGAAAACCACTTCTTTAACCACCCTTTAAGCCTAAAAGAAGCTTTCGAACAAAAAGAACAATATGCAGGGCTAATTATACCTGGCGGACAAGGACTCATGGTTGACCTCTTCTACAACCCACTGATTCCGATGTTTCTGAAAACGTTTCAACAAGACCAAAAAGTGATTGGGCTTATATGCCATGCGCCAAGTTTGCTACTGACAATTCCCGAGCATGAAAACCCATTTATTGGTTACGAAGTAAACTCTGTCAGTCCTTTTGAGGAATTCTATATTGAGACCTTTATAATGAAAGGCAAGCCTAAAAATCGAAAAATAGCGAAACGATTGAAGCGATTAGGTTTAAAATACAGAAGCAAAGGACCAAAAGCAGATTTTGCAATAGCGCATAAAAACCTTGTAACAAGTCAAAACCCGTTTTCTAGCGACTCTTTTAACAAACTCTATTTCGATACTTTATCTAAAAAATCAAATTCAGAAGTTTCCAAATAATCACTATCAAAAAACAACAACGGATTAACTTAGAGAACTACTTCAACCCCAATTTCTTTAAGCGGTACTCTAAAGTAGTAGGTTTAATGTTCAATAATTTGGCGGCACCTTTGTCCCCTCGTATTCGCCAATTGGTCTTTTTTAAAACATCCAATAATTTATCTCGTTCTATTCTGTTTTGCTCAGCTTTTATCTTTTCCAAATCAAATTCTGGCACTGAACTTTCAGTTATAGCATTCTCTTTATTTTTTCGAATTGTGCTTCTTTTTAGAGGAACTAGTTCTCGTGCCCATGATAATGCCTTTCCTTGATTTAGTATAGTGGCTTGTTCTACTAAATTTTGAAGCTCTCTAATATTTCCTGGCCAATCATATTGCAATAGTTCTTGCATCGCCTTTTCTTTAATTCCCATAAAAGGGACATTTAATTTAGTGCAGAATTTCTGCGCAAAAAAAGTGGCTAATAATGGAATATCCTCCTTTCGTTCTTCGAGCGAAGGCATTTTTAGTGGGAAAACATTAAGCCTGTAATACAGGTCTAATCTAAAATTCCCTTTTTCGCACTCATCTTGCAAATCACGATTCGTAGCTGCTATAATTCTAACATTTGTTTTTATCAATTCCTTACCTCCTATTCGTTCGATTTCCTTTTCCTGTAATGCCCTTAGTAATTTTGGCTGAAGTTCTAAGGGCAGCTCTCCAATCTCATCTAAAAACAGTGTGCCGTTATTGGCTAATTCGAACTTACCTATTCTACGTTCGAAAGCGCCGGTGAAACTTCCTTTTTCATGACCGAACAACTCTGACTCTACAAGCTCTTTTGGCAAGGTGGCACAATTTACTTTTATAATAGGTTTCCTTTTTCTATCTGAACGATTATGTATTGCACGGGCTGTGAGTTCTTTACCCGTACCCGTTTCGCCTTCTATAAGAACCGAAACATCAGTATTGGCGACAATATCAATGTTTTTAAACACCGTTTTTAATAAGGGACTGTTACCAATAATCTCTTCAAAGTTATGCTCTGCTTTTACTTCTTCTATGAGATAATCTCGCTCTAAGCGTAATTCCTCACTTAATCTTTGAACTTCCTCTTTTGCCAAAACATTACTTAGTGCAACGCTTACCTGATTTGCAATAGATTTAAAAAACGATACATCAGCATCACTAAATCCATCTTTATGTTTCCTCCAAAAACAAAGCATCCCGATAAGTTCATCACCATTTTTCAAAGGGCCGCCAATGATTTGGCGATATCCCTCCTTTAGAATTATCTCGAAGTGGGGATGTTTCCATTTATCAAAAAGCTGTTGCACATCCATGACCAATGGACCGTTTTTAGCAAAATAGATTGAAGAATCGGTTAGCGGCAGCCAGCCAGTAATTCCTGCTTTTTTAATCTTGCTAGTTGCAGGGGAACCATATTCTTCATCAATCATTAAATCACGTTCTTTTTGATTGTCTATATCGTAAGCAAACAAGCCAACATCATCAAATGGGAATACCGCTTTAATATCATTAAAAATAGTTTCAATAAGCCTAGAACTGCTTTTAATACTTGCCATGGCTTCACTAACCATGAGTAAATTCTCTACCTTTATCTTTTCGCTCAGTACCTCTTCGTTGGCCAAAACATTTTTTACAGCCAAAGCCACCTGTTCTGAAATCGCCTTAAAAAAAGAAAAATCTTCTTCTGAATAGAAGTCTTCTTTTTTTGCGTTGAAACAAAACATTCCGAAGGTCTTACCACCACTTTGCAAACCAATACCAATAATTTGCCTTAGACCTTCCTTTAACATTAAATCAAATTGTGGGTGAGGCCATTTTACTTTATCTGTTGGTATATGAAATAAGTGAGGATTTTTTCCTCTAGATAACATATCCACAGCACTACCCTTATGTTGAAATTTGCCAAGTAACTCAGCATTTATAAGCGATACTTGCAACGTATCGAGTTCACCTAAAATGTCAATATCATCTAAAATTTCGTAATGTTCATTTTTTTTGGTATCGATGATAAATAGACCAGCACCATCAAAAGGGAATACCGGTTTTATGGTATCAAAGATGACTTTTAGTAATTCTTTTCGATTCTGGATATTTGAAGCTGCAGTACTTATTTTGAGCAAATCTTCTATACGCTTTTGACGTTTGATAAGCTTTTCAGAATCCATCACATTTTTTACTGCGACAGCAAGCAAATCTGCAATCGCCTTAAATAATGGAAAATGAGACGGGGAATACTGGTTTTCTTTATGAGTATCAAAGAATATTAGACCAGTGACTTTATTCCCAACCTGTAAAGTGGTTACCATCATTTCTTTAAGCCCTGCGTCTTGCATTATAGGCAAAAAGGGATTGTCAGGGAATTTAGTTACAGCATCCTTAAGTTTTAGGATTGTAGTATTGGTCAGACAAAACTTTATAAGCGAGTCCATCTCCATATACTTTTCAAACCCAAGAGTTTCAAGTTTCTCATTGGTTTGCGTCATATGATAATTATCAGATACAGCTAGGTCCTTCCATTTTTCACCACTTTCGTCCAGAACTACCAAACCTACATCATCTAATGGAATAACAGTATTGATTTTATCAAAAATGAGTGTAAAAAGTTCTTGTCTGTTTTCAATAGTTGCTATGACTCTACTGATAGAGAGAAGCGTTTCTTTAAATGTCCGTTCTGCTACAAGTCTTTCGTTGGTAATTATTTTTTGAACCACTAATGCCAACTGTTCAGAAATGGCCTTAAAAAAGGGAAAGTCTTTTTCAGTATAAAACCCTTGTACTTTACTATTAAAGCATAAGAAGCCTATTTTGTTTCCATTGACCAATAAAGGAGCTGCAATTAATTCTTTTAAACCGTGCTCCTGCATAGTTGCCCACTGTGGGTTAGGGTAAACAACCGCTTGTTTATTGACTTCATAAATTGTTACATCATTAACATATATCCAGGCATCGGGATGATTACCTGAGAAAGGAAATGGTCCTAGTAAATCGTGATTAGCTAATTCATCTTGAATTCCTCCTTCTAAAATTCCTTCTTCTAAAACCTCCCAAAACACATCTCTATTCTCATCTATGACGAATAAACCCGCATTGTCAAAAGGAAAAATAGCTTGAATGGTCTTATATATAGAATGTAGAAGCTGTTTACTAGTGGTGGTTTTTAATAAGGCGTTACTAATCGAAAGCAGTTTTGCTTTTTCGGTTGTGGTCAATTTTTTTTTGGCCATTCTCTTTAAAGTTTAAAAAACTCCAAAAAAATACAAAATTTTTATATAAAATTATATTTAATCTTCTTTTTTCTGAAAATCATTTTTTCGACTAATAATTTAATTAACTGATATTCAATGGATTAAAATTAAAGTAATTTCTAAATGTCAATTGGCACACTTATAGCCTTAAGACACCTGTCTGAACAAAAAATACAGGCCTAATAAACACAACGGGAATTTTAAAATATTCACCTATTAGATTTAAGAATAACATATAACATGTCCTTAGGTAAAAAACTTTTAGAAATGCAATCTAATTACGTCAAGGACCAAATTAGACAACGCCATGGAACCATAAGAAGTTACTATAACGAAATATTTAGGCTATTTATTAATAAACACTATTTAGAGGAAAACAATATCCATGAAGACCGCTATATACAGCTATCTAGGTGGTTAGTGAAATTAACCATAGAACTTAATGAATTTGGAGCAGACCATGCCTTGAATATTATTAAGACTATAAAAAAAGACGCTGAATTTTATTACTCAAGCGGAAGGTTAAACTATGCCTCCAAAAACAAAATACACACATAAAATAATTAATATGAAATCAGAGATTAAAGAAACAACCAATTATGTCCATGTGCATGGAATGCCTTACAAAGGAAAAATTTTAATCGTAGCAAGTAGTCCAACCGTATCCGACCAAACAGGGTGGCCAATTGGTTTTTGGGCAGCAGAATTAACCCATCCCTTACATGTTTTTCAAGAAGCAGGTTATCAGGTAGAATTAGCTTCGACCGAAGGTGGTAAAATAATAATGGATGGCTATTCCAGTCCAACAGATGAGAGCGGCTATTCCGCTCATGACATCATATCATTGGGCTATATGCAGCTGGATTGGTTTAACCAAATGTTGGAAAACACCAAGAAGTTAACTGATGTGAATACTAGCGATTACGATGCTATATTCCTAGTAGGCGGTCAAGGCCCCATGTATACATTCAAAGGCAATCACGATTTGGAAAAGTTATTCGCCAGCTTCTATGAATCAGGAAAACCAAGTGCTGCAGTTTGTCATGCTACAACGCTACTGTTAGAAGCAAAAAAAACAACCGGAGAACTTATTGTAATCAATAAAACATGGACAGGCTTTTCCAATGCGGAAGAAGACTATTCGGATAACGCAGTAGGTCAAAAAATTCAACCTTACCGAATAGAGGATGAAGCCAATAAAATTGCAGAAACCCATTTTAAAGTAGCAACACCATTGGCCTCTTATGCCATAGCGGATGGAAACCTGATTACAGGCCAGCAACAAAACTCTGGAGCAGCTGCAGCAAACCTGGTTGTAAATCAATTAAACACAAACACATAAAAACCATAAACAATGAAAAGAAAAGCAACGGCCACTTGGCAAGGAGGCGGAATGGAAGGCACAGGGAGTTTAACTACCGTTAGTGGTGTTTTTAACGAACAGCCTTACTCATTTAAAACCCGTTTCAAAAACGAAGATGGCACCTTGGGTACCAATCCCGAAGAATTGATTGCGGCAGCACATGCTGGATGTTTTAATATGGCTTTGAGTTTTCAGCTTGGAGATGCCGGTTTCATACCAGAAGCCTTAAATACCCAGGCCGTTTTAGCTATGGAAAATGTTGACGGACATTTTAAAATAATAGGGATAGAATTGAACTTAGAAGCTACAGTGGATGGCATTGAAAATGACAAATTTCAAGAGATTGCAGCCAATGCAAAAAGCAGCTGTCCTGTTTCCCAAGCTCTTTCTTCAGTTGATATTACCCTTAACGCAACTTTGACTCAATGAAACAGTTAATTTTCCCCATCTTATTAGCATTCGCAGCAGGTGCATTTGTTCCTATTCAAACGGGGGCGAACGCATTGCTCGGCAAAAACCTTGGAAGTGGAATGTTGTCCACTTTGGTGGTTTTTGTTGTAGCAACTTTATCAACAGCCTTATTTATCGCTTTTCAGAGGCCAACAATACCTAACATCACCCAACTTTCAGCAATACCCTTATATGCTTGGGTAACTGGTGGCATATTAGGCGCAGCTTACATCTATCTGCTTATCTATACTGCCCCTAAATTAGGAATGGCAGGAGTGGTTGGTTTTGTTGTTTCTGGTCAACTGATAGCTGCCATGCTATTTGACCACTTTGGATGGATGGGTTTTGAGCAGCATTCCATCAATTGGAAAAGATTTCTCGGCGCCCTCCTTTTGATTACAGGAGTACTAATAATTAAAAAATACTAAACAATATAGACAATGAATACACAAGAAATAGCTTACAGACTAGTAGAGCTTTTAAAATACGGCAAATTTGAAGAGGCTCAAAAAGAACTTTTCGACAATGAAGCAATCAGTACTGAACCCGCATCATCTAAAATCCCTGAAGTAAAAGGCTTAGATGCCATTCTTCAAAAAGGAGAACAATTTAGAAGTAGTGTTGAGGCTTGGCATGGTATAACCGTGAGTGACCCTGTTATTTCTAAAAAACACTTTGCATTAGGATTAAAAGTTGACCTGACTTTTAAAGGACAGGAAAAATCTGAAATGGATGAGATTATCATCTATGCTGTAAAAGAAGGTAAAATTACTCATGAACAATTTTTCTATTAGATATGAAACTAGCATTTATTGGAATAGGTAATGTAGGCTTTGCATTGGCTAACAGTTTACAAAAAAAAGGACACGAAATCATTATTGCACATGATAATATAAACAGTGGTAGTGTTGTAAACGCGCAAAGTAAAAACCCATCATTTTCATTACTTCCCATTCAGGAAGCTATTGACAAAGCAGAACTTGTTTTGCTGGCAGCACCGTTTCAACGCAATGAAGAAATTTTGAAACCATTGAATTTTAATGGTAAAACACTCATAGACTGTACCAACCCTGTTGGTGCAGGTATTTCCCATGGTTTGGAAAGCAAAATATCTGGTGCAGAAAAAGTACAGGAGTGGGCAACTAATAGCTATGTGGTAAAAGCCTACACCATTTATGGTTTTGAAAACTTAGAGAATTCAGAATTCTCCAATTACAATACGAAACCTGTTATGCTAATTGCAGGAAATAATTTGCAGGCAAAACAACAAGTCGAATTATTAAATAAGGATTTAGGGTTTGAATCATTAGATGTAGGCGATTTACCTCAATCACTCCATTTGGAGCACATGACATTGCTTTGGGTGAAAATGGTAAGAAGAGACGGTCATCATCCCAATTTTACTTGGGCTTATCTCGAAAGGTAGGTTTGACCAATTTGGCATTAATGGACCAACAAAGGATAAGCTATCCTAAGGTCTTCGAGCAATTCAAAATTATTAAATATTAATTTTTAGAATAGTAAAATGAAAACATTAAAAGAATTATCAGATTTATACGAAATTCAAGAACTACGCTACAAATTCGCTAAGGCTTTGGACAATCAGGATTGGGATTTATTTCAATCACTTCTAAACGATAAGCTAGATATCGATTATTCCAATTTCGGAATTCCAAAGGCAGAAATGACCAGTCAAGACTATACAACAATGATGAAGCATTCCTTTTCTACCGACAGGCTTCAAACAGAGCACTTTGTAACGAATATGCTAATCGATATTCAAGGTACATCTGCTACAGCTGAAGTGAATGTGCTCGCAAGACACATTGTTAAAAATAATGACGATGAGCATAAACTTGATGTTAATGCCTATTACGAAGACAAATTTATAGAGACTGAAACCGGATGGAAGTTCAACGCTGTAAAAATTAACCCAAGATGGATGACAGGCGACCCTTCCAAAATATTCACTTTTTAGATGTGTCAATCATAAAAACAATAATAGTAACACTTAAAATTATGAAAACACGACACAACATTATTTCCAGCACATTAACGCTATTTCTTGTGTTACTCATGAGTTGTGAGAATAGTAATAAAGTACAGGAAACTCTAATACTTAGTGTACAAGTATCTCCTGCAATAAAAAAAACAATTACAGAATGGGATGAATTCACAGGACGTTTTGAGGCTACTAATCGGGTTGAAGTTCGCGCTCGAATTAGCGGTTATATCGATAAGGTGAATTTTAGAGATGGCCAAATGGTTCAAAAAGGCGACGTGCTTTTCATCATTGACCCCAGACCTTACCAGATAGCTTTACAGGAAGCTAGAGCGGCTTACGGACAAGCACAAGCAAATTACAAACAAGCGCAGGATAACTTTAAACGAGTAAAATCATTAAAGGAATCTGGAGCAGTATCTCTTGAGGAATACGACAGTCGCGAGCAGGCCGTTGCGGGAAATTTGGCAAGGTTACAAGTAGCACAGGCGGCTATTGATAATGCAAGACTCAATTTACAGTTTTCCAAAGTCACAGCCCCTATCTCCGGGCGTATTGGAAGAGATTTAGTGAATGCGGGCAACCTTATTAGCGGAGGCACTTCATCGGCAACAGTACTAACAACAATTGTAGCTACGGACCCTATTCATTTTTATTTCACAGGTAGTGAATCTGATTTTTTAAAATATTCCAGATTAGCAAGGACCGGCCAACGCGGTTCCTCTCGTGATAATGCAAACCCGGTAGAAGTACGTCTTGTAGACGAAACTGAATTTGCTCACAAAGGAGCGATGGATTTTGTAAACAACGAGATAAGTCGTGGCACCGGCGCCATTGAAGCCAGAGCCATTTTTGAAAATAAAAATCATCTTCTTGAACCCGGTATGTTTGGACGAGCTCGTTTGCAGGGTAGAGCCTCTTATGAAGTTTTAATGGTGCCGGATGTGCTAATAGGTACTAATCAAACTGTGAAATTTTTATATACCGTAGGGACAGATTCTCTTACAAAAGCGACTCCGGTTACTCTTGGTAATTTATATCAAAATAAATATCGAATCATTAGAGATGGTCTCACTCCTGAGGACAAAATTGTAATCTCAGATATACAGAAGTTGAGGCCAGGGATGAAGGTTGACTACTCAGAAAGCGATACACTCCAAAAAGAGATAATGGAACTAACGGAAAACTAAAAGGATATGAAATTTAGCCACATATTTATAGACCGCCCCATTTTGGCAAGCGTTTTATCCATATTCATCATTTTGATAGGTGGATTGGCCTATTTTGGTCTTCCCTCTTCACAGTATCCCGATGTCGCACCGCCCACTATCAGTATAAACGCGGTATATCCTGGCGCCAATGCCGAAGTGGTTGCAAGTACAGTCGCTACTCCCCTCGAACAAGAGGTGAACGGTGTGGAAGGAATGCTCTACATGACATCTCAATCCACTAGTGATGGGGTTATGAGTTTGAACGTTACTTTTGATTTAGGGACGGATATTGACAAAGCACAAGTATTGGTGCAAAATAGGGTGGCTCAGGCCGAAGCACGTTTGCCATCACAAGTGAGGCAGTTAGGAATTACCACAAAAAAAGTATCTCCAGACTTGCTCATGGTAATCAATTTATTTTCGCCAGATGAAACCTTTGACCAGACATATATTGCTAACTATGCCGTACTTCAGCTAAGAGATAAAATAGCGCGTTTACAGGGAGTTGGAGACATAAGCCTTGTTGGGGCAAGTGCTTATTCTATGCGAATCTGGTTAAATCCTGACCGTATCGCCGCCTTGGATATTACTGCAGGAGAAATACTGAGCCGACTTCGAGGGCAAAACGAACAGATAGCTAGTGGTATTCTTAATCAATCCCCTACCTCCAATCAAAATGCTTTTGAACTAAGTATCCAAACCCAAGGTAGACTTCAGAATGTTGAGGAATTTGAAAACATTATTATAAAGACCGGAGCAGACGGCAGTATCGTCCGTTTGAAAGATATTGGACGTGTAGAAATAGGAGCAGAAAATTATGTTACTCGCGGACTCCTTGATGGAGACAAAGCTGTAGCTATGCCCATCTCTCAACGACCAGGTTCAAATGCCCTAGAAACTGCTGAAAATATTGTAGAGATGATGAAAGTTGCCTCAAAAGATTTTCCACCAGGATTAGCATATAAAATTGCCTACAATCCCACTGAATTTGTTGAAGAATCACTTAGTGAGGTAGGGCGCACCATTTTTGAAGCTATCGTATTAGTAATCCTTGTGATTCTTTTGTTTCTGCAATCTTGGAGGGCGGCCGTAATTCCCATAGTGGCAATTCCCATATCACTTATTGGAACATTTGGGGTTATGCAGGCGTTTGGTTTTTCACTTAATAATTTGTCTTTATTTGGTCTGGTACTCGCCATAGGTATTGTAGTCGATGATGCTATTGTGGTTGTCGAAAATATGGAAAGGCGCTTAGCCGAAGGGCTTTCCCCAAGAGATGCAGCTAGAAAGACCATGGACGAGGTTGGTGGAGCCTTGGTTGCCATTGGATTGGTACTAGTAGCGGTATTTCTACCTACCATGTTTCTTGAAGGTGTTTCTGGACAGTTTTACAAACAATTTGGACTCACTATTTCTGTAGCAACGGTAATCTCGGTATTTGTCTCACTAACTTTGAGTCCTGCGTTATCTCGATTATTATTAAAACCTCATAAAGAGGTTCAATTAAGCGAACATCAACCATGGTATAAAAATCCATTTTCATCCTTTGCTAAGGCTTTTAATCGAGGAATGGATACTTTATCTCAAAAGTATGGCAATACTGTAGGCAGTTTCATTCGCCGCTTCGTAATAGTATTGATGGTGTATTTAGGGCTGATGGGGCTAACAGGATATGAGTTTAACAAAGTTCCCACTGGCTTTATACCTGATTTAGACCAAGGGTACTATATTACCGTAATACAACTACCTCCTGGCGCTTCCCTATCCCGAACTGAAGAAGTGGTAAAAGAAACTTCAAATAGACTGTTGGAAATTGAAGGGATTGATAAGGCCATTGCTTTTTCTGGTTTTGA
This genomic interval carries:
- a CDS encoding type 1 glutamine amidotransferase domain-containing protein, which encodes MKSDNIKTIALVLLLLITTSISAQNKKMLFIMSAADSLSLNEGKKLRQTGVFLNEFYFSYKAAINRGYQVDFATPAGMIATIDEESMKDKYWKEQQSTQEEAISFVKENHFFNHPLSLKEAFEQKEQYAGLIIPGGQGLMVDLFYNPLIPMFLKTFQQDQKVIGLICHAPSLLLTIPEHENPFIGYEVNSVSPFEEFYIETFIMKGKPKNRKIAKRLKRLGLKYRSKGPKADFAIAHKNLVTSQNPFSSDSFNKLYFDTLSKKSNSEVSK
- a CDS encoding SnoaL-like domain-containing protein; the encoded protein is MNTQEIAYRLVELLKYGKFEEAQKELFDNEAISTEPASSKIPEVKGLDAILQKGEQFRSSVEAWHGITVSDPVISKKHFALGLKVDLTFKGQEKSEMDEIIIYAVKEGKITHEQFFY
- a CDS encoding alpha/beta hydrolase codes for the protein MLYKILKYPFFGNYMVKWRNPIPADERKEWRQLTVKSKSGATLKGLFASSKTVNEKATIVLGHPMGKEAKGYFIKRGYTDLLRKNGFNTLIFDINGFGESTNGNFSYFEDIVAIGIKAKTITPKLPIGYFGISLGDQWSTIAFADEGHRYDFAIVESSATTLEEFWKRFPFAYRTLKFLNIILPKYTRKIKMIERIKEAKRLKSLLLIYSHKDSWVPFDMGRRFLKNSPVPTELWSVEDSRHAEIMRSKHKKEYQEKIVSFFNTESRKVAIGDNSQN
- a CDS encoding OsmC family protein → MKRKATATWQGGGMEGTGSLTTVSGVFNEQPYSFKTRFKNEDGTLGTNPEELIAAAHAGCFNMALSFQLGDAGFIPEALNTQAVLAMENVDGHFKIIGIELNLEATVDGIENDKFQEIAANAKSSCPVSQALSSVDITLNATLTQ
- a CDS encoding DMT family transporter, with protein sequence MKQLIFPILLAFAAGAFVPIQTGANALLGKNLGSGMLSTLVVFVVATLSTALFIAFQRPTIPNITQLSAIPLYAWVTGGILGAAYIYLLIYTAPKLGMAGVVGFVVSGQLIAAMLFDHFGWMGFEQHSINWKRFLGALLLITGVLIIKKY
- a CDS encoding sigma 54-interacting transcriptional regulator; protein product: MAKKKLTTTEKAKLLSISNALLKTTTSKQLLHSIYKTIQAIFPFDNAGLFVIDENRDVFWEVLEEGILEGGIQDELANHDLLGPFPFSGNHPDAWIYVNDVTIYEVNKQAVVYPNPQWATMQEHGLKELIAAPLLVNGNKIGFLCFNSKVQGFYTEKDFPFFKAISEQLALVVQKIITNERLVAERTFKETLLSISRVIATIENRQELFTLIFDKINTVIPLDDVGLVVLDESGEKWKDLAVSDNYHMTQTNEKLETLGFEKYMEMDSLIKFCLTNTTILKLKDAVTKFPDNPFLPIMQDAGLKEMMVTTLQVGNKVTGLIFFDTHKENQYSPSHFPLFKAIADLLAVAVKNVMDSEKLIKRQKRIEDLLKISTAASNIQNRKELLKVIFDTIKPVFPFDGAGLFIIDTKKNEHYEILDDIDILGELDTLQVSLINAELLGKFQHKGSAVDMLSRGKNPHLFHIPTDKVKWPHPQFDLMLKEGLRQIIGIGLQSGGKTFGMFCFNAKKEDFYSEEDFSFFKAISEQVALAVKNVLANEEVLSEKIKVENLLMVSEAMASIKSSSRLIETIFNDIKAVFPFDDVGLFAYDIDNQKERDLMIDEEYGSPATSKIKKAGITGWLPLTDSSIYFAKNGPLVMDVQQLFDKWKHPHFEIILKEGYRQIIGGPLKNGDELIGMLCFWRKHKDGFSDADVSFFKSIANQVSVALSNVLAKEEVQRLSEELRLERDYLIEEVKAEHNFEEIIGNSPLLKTVFKNIDIVANTDVSVLIEGETGTGKELTARAIHNRSDRKRKPIIKVNCATLPKELVESELFGHEKGSFTGAFERRIGKFELANNGTLFLDEIGELPLELQPKLLRALQEKEIERIGGKELIKTNVRIIAATNRDLQDECEKGNFRLDLYYRLNVFPLKMPSLEERKEDIPLLATFFAQKFCTKLNVPFMGIKEKAMQELLQYDWPGNIRELQNLVEQATILNQGKALSWARELVPLKRSTIRKNKENAITESSVPEFDLEKIKAEQNRIERDKLLDVLKKTNWRIRGDKGAAKLLNIKPTTLEYRLKKLGLK
- a CDS encoding Crp/Fnr family transcriptional regulator — protein: MELKEYIIVNIDATFDGNLPFKSYKKKVKKGSVFTHFEQLEKKVYFLNEGIVQVEIKSKSEIKILDFFFKNSFFASYSSLLSNSPSDVCITAFTDCEVEIIEYQDLMAAYDSSLLANKLGRIETEKLYLRKVQREKELLTKTAEERYILLLSNHPQIIEQIPIKDISKYLGIQPESLSRIRKKIIS
- a CDS encoding type 1 glutamine amidotransferase domain-containing protein, giving the protein MKSEIKETTNYVHVHGMPYKGKILIVASSPTVSDQTGWPIGFWAAELTHPLHVFQEAGYQVELASTEGGKIIMDGYSSPTDESGYSAHDIISLGYMQLDWFNQMLENTKKLTDVNTSDYDAIFLVGGQGPMYTFKGNHDLEKLFASFYESGKPSAAVCHATTLLLEAKKTTGELIVINKTWTGFSNAEEDYSDNAVGQKIQPYRIEDEANKIAETHFKVATPLASYAIADGNLITGQQQNSGAAAANLVVNQLNTNT